In Pseudonocardia sp. DSM 110487, the sequence TACTACAGCTACACCCGCCACCTCATGCTCCCGGACTACCTGATCACCAACCCGGCGATCCTCGAGGGCATGTCCCCCGAGCACCGCTCGATCTTCACCGACGAGATCCGCGCCGCCGTCGAGGAAGAGGGGCAGCTCTGGAAGACCGAGATCGCGCGGGTCACCCAGGCCGCGAAGGACGCGGGCGCGCAGTTCAACGAGGTGGACACCGAGGCGTTCGCGGCGGCGATCCGCCCGCTGGTCGAGCTGAAGCTGACCAGCGACGTCGCCCGCCGGATCCACGAGCAGGCGCGCGCGGCCGCCACGGCCGGCTGATCGATGACCGCGCTCAAGAAAGCTCTCGACCGCGGGCTGGCCGCGGTGTGCGTGGTGCTGTTCGCCGCGCTCGTGCTCGACGTGTCGTGGCAGGTGTTCGCCCGGCAGGTCCTCGGCAGCCCGAGCGGCTGGTCGGAGGAACTGGCCAAGTACCTGTTCATCTGGCTGGGCCTGTTCGCGGCCGCGCTCGTGTTCGGCGAGCGGGGCCACGTCGCAATGGACGTGGTGGTGCGCCGGCTGCCGCGGAGGGCACAGGTGGTGCTGGCGATCGCCGTCCAGCTGGCGATCCTGACCTTCACCGGGCTGGCGCTGCTGTGGGGCGGGTTCCTGGTGTCGCAGCTGGCCTGGAACCAGAACCTGACCGGCCTGCCGATCACGGTCGGCCCGCTCTACCTCGCCCTGCCGATCAGCGGCGCCTTGATCGCCTTCTACACCCTCTTCCACCTGGTGCAGATCCTCACCGGCGCCGAGCGCCCGGTGGAGGACACCGACCTCGAGCTCGTCTAGGGAGGACGTCCCGGCATGGACCCCGTCTCGCTCGCCGCCCTCCTGCTGCTGGTCGGGATCGCGGTGCTGCTCGTCATCGGCGCCCCGATCAGCGTGGCCGTCGGCCTGTCGTCGCTCGCGGCGATGTTCGTCTTCCTCGGCACCGAGGACGGCGTGTCCACCGCGGCCCAGCAGATCTTCCGCGGGATCAACTCGTTCCCGCTGCTGGCCATCCCGTTCTTCGTGCTGGCCGGCGTGATCATGAACAACGGCGGCATCGCACTGCGGCTGGTCGATGCCGCGAAGGTGCTGGTCGGCTGGGCACCGGGATCGCTGGCGCAGACGAACGTGGCGGCGAACGCCCTCTTCGGGGCCGTCAGCGGCTCCGGGGTGGCGGCGGCCGCCGCGGTCGGCGCGGTGATGACCCCGCTGCAGGAGAAGGAGCGCTACGACCGCAGCTTCGCCGCAGCCGCCAACGTCGCATCGGCGCCGTCCGGGATGCTCATCCCGCCGAGCAACTTGATGATCGTCTACTCGCTGGTGTCGGGCACGTCGGTGGCCGCGCTGTTCGTCGCGGGCTACCTGCCCGGCATCGCGTGGGCGCTGGTCTGCATGGCGGCCGTGCACCTGTACGCCCGCAGGCGGCCCGAGCTGCGGGTGACCGACCGGATCGGCCTCGCGCAGTCGCTCAAGGTGCTGCTGGACGCGGTACCGGCGCTGCTGCTGATCGTGGTGGTGATCGGCGGCATCCTCGCCGGTTTCTTCACCGCGACCGAGGCGTCCTGCATCGCTGTGCTCTACGCGCTGCTGCTGTCGTTCCTCTACCGCGCGATCTCCGTGCGGCAGCTGCCCGGCATCCTCATCGACGCCGCGAAGACGACGGCCGTCGTCATGTTCCTGATCGGCGTCTCGACGGTCATGGGCTTCGTCCTGTCCTTCGCCCGGGTCCCGCAGACGGTGTCCGAGGGGTTGTTCGGCCTCACCACCAACCCGGTGCTGATCCTGCTGCTCATCGCGCTCGTGCTGCTGGTCGTCGGCTGCTTCATGGACGCGACGCCTGCCGTGCTGATCTTCACGCCGATCTTCCTGCCGATCGTGGAGAGCTTCGGGATCC encodes:
- a CDS encoding TRAP transporter small permease; protein product: MTALKKALDRGLAAVCVVLFAALVLDVSWQVFARQVLGSPSGWSEELAKYLFIWLGLFAAALVFGERGHVAMDVVVRRLPRRAQVVLAIAVQLAILTFTGLALLWGGFLVSQLAWNQNLTGLPITVGPLYLALPISGALIAFYTLFHLVQILTGAERPVEDTDLELV
- a CDS encoding TRAP transporter large permease, producing MDPVSLAALLLLVGIAVLLVIGAPISVAVGLSSLAAMFVFLGTEDGVSTAAQQIFRGINSFPLLAIPFFVLAGVIMNNGGIALRLVDAAKVLVGWAPGSLAQTNVAANALFGAVSGSGVAAAAAVGAVMTPLQEKERYDRSFAAAANVASAPSGMLIPPSNLMIVYSLVSGTSVAALFVAGYLPGIAWALVCMAAVHLYARRRPELRVTDRIGLAQSLKVLLDAVPALLLIVVVIGGILAGFFTATEASCIAVLYALLLSFLYRAISVRQLPGILIDAAKTTAVVMFLIGVSTVMGFVLSFARVPQTVSEGLFGLTTNPVLILLLIALVLLVVGCFMDATPAVLIFTPIFLPIVESFGIHPVHFGIMIVLGVCIGTITPPVGTILFVGAKVADLGIEPVVRRLVPFFVALVIVFIVVIFTPGLSLWLPGLLDLL